A stretch of the Deinococcus sp. KSM4-11 genome encodes the following:
- a CDS encoding DUF1802 family protein, giving the protein MSITALKEWDAQCRLLTSGALSVLVRKGGIVEPQGDFEVEHTSFLLYPTFLHQNPVELRPEFKDRLQVDAHPGRVRVPALAEVVAVHKVEDESRLAGVAGMQALTIEALNRRFAYRGKPWVHVLVLRVRPLVEPLVLPETEAMLGCVSWVPLGDLELHAGDSVLPEAELQARAAAVAQVVGA; this is encoded by the coding sequence ATGTCCATCACGGCCCTCAAAGAGTGGGATGCCCAATGTCGACTGCTCACGTCTGGTGCCTTATCTGTCCTGGTGCGGAAGGGTGGGATCGTCGAGCCGCAGGGCGATTTTGAGGTCGAGCACACCTCGTTCCTGCTGTACCCGACGTTCCTGCACCAGAATCCCGTTGAGCTCCGCCCGGAGTTCAAGGACAGGTTGCAGGTTGATGCTCACCCAGGGCGGGTACGGGTTCCGGCCCTGGCCGAGGTCGTGGCGGTACACAAGGTCGAGGATGAGTCGCGTCTTGCAGGGGTGGCAGGCATGCAGGCCCTGACCATAGAGGCGCTGAACAGGCGGTTCGCCTATCGGGGGAAGCCCTGGGTGCATGTGCTGGTGCTGCGTGTGCGGCCTCTGGTGGAACCCCTGGTGCTGCCGGAAACGGAGGCCATGCTGGGCTGCGTGAGCTGGGTGCCGCTGGGCGATCTGGAGCTTCACGCAGGGGACAGTGTGCTTCCCGAAGCGGAACTTCAGGCGCGGGCGGCGGCAGTGGCACAGGTGGTGGGCGCGTAG
- the dnaB gene encoding replicative DNA helicase, giving the protein MELTPRVPPHSTDAEISVLGSILLDNDTLNQLGDSVAPDMFYREGHRKIFASMRTLQERGEPVDLVTLSEDLRVKGQLDEVGGLTYLIGLSDQVPTAAYAEHYARIVQEKYTLRLLISASGKAMQLAYEAQLPLEDLLDRAEKMIFEVAEQKNKGETYSDMGEVVHDTFEYITLLHANKGIPDGVSSGFRDLDEQISGLQKGSLNVLAARPSMGKTAFALSIAQNVALRGEKTVAVFSLEMPSVQLALRMLCSEARVDMNRIRSGQLNERDFERLAHAAGRLAEAPMVIDDEADLTLNGLRSKLRRIAAQHGQLGLVVIDYLQLMSGGKSNGGSDNRQQEISTISRGLKGLAREMEVPIMVLSQLSRAVEQRPNHRPMLSDLRESGAIEQDADIVMFIYRDEYYNKETDQQGIAEIIIGKQRNGPVGTVKLQFHSAHVRFNDLAPEGV; this is encoded by the coding sequence TTGGAACTCACGCCGCGCGTTCCCCCGCACAGTACTGATGCAGAAATCAGCGTGCTGGGCAGCATTCTGCTCGACAATGACACCCTGAACCAGCTCGGTGATTCGGTCGCGCCGGACATGTTTTACCGGGAAGGCCACCGGAAGATCTTCGCGTCCATGCGCACCTTGCAGGAGCGTGGGGAGCCCGTGGATCTGGTGACGCTCAGTGAAGACCTGCGCGTGAAGGGTCAACTGGATGAGGTCGGCGGCCTAACGTACTTGATCGGTCTGTCGGATCAGGTGCCCACCGCCGCGTATGCGGAGCATTACGCGCGCATCGTGCAGGAAAAATACACGCTGCGGCTGCTGATCAGCGCCTCCGGTAAGGCGATGCAGCTCGCGTACGAGGCGCAGTTGCCGCTCGAGGATCTGCTCGACCGCGCCGAGAAGATGATCTTTGAGGTGGCCGAGCAGAAGAACAAGGGCGAGACCTACTCGGACATGGGCGAGGTCGTTCACGACACCTTCGAGTACATCACCTTGCTGCACGCCAACAAGGGCATTCCGGACGGCGTGAGCAGCGGCTTCCGCGACCTGGACGAGCAGATTTCGGGCCTGCAGAAGGGCAGCCTGAACGTGCTGGCGGCGCGGCCTTCGATGGGAAAAACAGCCTTTGCGCTGTCCATCGCACAGAATGTGGCGCTGCGCGGCGAGAAGACCGTGGCGGTGTTCAGCCTGGAAATGCCGAGCGTGCAGCTGGCCCTGCGGATGCTGTGCAGTGAAGCGCGGGTGGACATGAACCGCATCCGCTCCGGGCAGCTGAACGAGCGCGATTTCGAGCGGCTGGCACACGCGGCGGGCCGACTGGCCGAGGCCCCGATGGTGATTGACGACGAGGCTGACCTGACGCTGAACGGCCTGCGCAGCAAGCTCCGGCGGATCGCGGCGCAGCACGGGCAGCTGGGGCTGGTCGTCATTGATTACCTGCAACTGATGTCTGGCGGCAAGAGCAACGGCGGTTCGGACAACCGGCAGCAGGAGATCAGCACCATCTCGCGCGGCCTGAAAGGACTGGCGCGGGAGATGGAGGTGCCGATCATGGTGCTGTCGCAGCTGTCGCGTGCGGTCGAGCAGCGCCCCAACCACCGGCCGATGCTCTCGGACCTGCGTGAATCCGGGGCCATCGAACAGGACGCGGACATCGTGATGTTCATCTACCGCGACGAGTACTACAACAAGGAAACGGATCAGCAGGGCATCGCGGAAATCATCATTGGCAAGCAGCGCAACGGGCCCGTGGGAACGGTGAAGTTGCAGTTTCACAGCGCGCACGTGCGGTTCAACGATCTTGCGCCGGAGGGAGTGTAA
- a CDS encoding NUDIX domain-containing protein: protein MAEDQVPGQATAQRRRRRRRGGSVAGQALRPGQVTNTTAVPVPAAPQKRGQKRPLADPRIAVGCIVLRGDEILLVRERGRWSLPKGGLESGELVQDGARRETFEETGIVVELRDLAFIVEFQAQTWGHHLQFFYTGREVGGTLAPRDPDKDVQEAKFVPIRQLREFIRFRPRLVALETWLRERRPRHFVFNLDREPAMLRKRRRVGEPGGGAQVIEPEIEADGEPDL from the coding sequence ATGGCGGAGGATCAGGTTCCGGGACAGGCCACGGCGCAGCGGCGGCGGCGGCGGCGGCGTGGGGGCAGCGTGGCGGGGCAGGCGCTCCGGCCCGGCCAGGTGACGAACACGACGGCCGTGCCGGTGCCGGCCGCGCCGCAGAAGCGCGGGCAGAAGCGTCCGCTGGCCGATCCGCGCATCGCGGTGGGCTGCATCGTGCTGCGCGGGGACGAGATCCTGCTGGTGCGCGAGCGCGGCCGCTGGTCGCTGCCGAAAGGTGGCCTGGAATCCGGGGAACTCGTGCAGGACGGCGCGCGCCGCGAGACCTTCGAGGAGACGGGCATCGTGGTGGAGTTGCGCGATCTGGCGTTCATCGTGGAATTCCAGGCTCAGACGTGGGGGCACCATCTGCAGTTCTTCTACACGGGCCGCGAGGTCGGGGGCACCCTGGCGCCGCGCGATCCCGACAAGGACGTGCAGGAGGCGAAGTTCGTGCCGATCCGGCAGCTCCGGGAGTTCATCCGCTTCCGGCCGCGCCTGGTGGCGCTGGAAACGTGGCTGCGCGAGCGGCGTCCCCGGCACTTCGTGTTCAACCTCGACCGGGAGCCGGCCATGCTGCGCAAGCGCCGGCGGGTGGGCGAGCCGGGAGGCGGCGCGCAGGTGATCGAGCCGGAAATAGAGGCGGACGGCGAGCCGGACTTGTAG
- a CDS encoding SDR family NAD(P)-dependent oxidoreductase: MTGPARPQSATAPSGGPSLAGQVIAVTSADQGYGRPISAALARAGASVVLIGGNTETLAAAASSLEVAGGTAIPIKADVGVPLDWLSAQNRILEIFGALHGIVHLADKRASSDFTMLSENEWMDLFNCNVKSSVGIAQIVRRRLPGTWLTIIGPHLDEQGLHAHPQRGALRGLVEQAHLEDLRLNLVLPSRASSGDETLDQRLAETVLTLALPGMAHLRGNVMDVPLPPVPKLRISDTPYGLSL; encoded by the coding sequence ATGACCGGCCCCGCCCGACCCCAGTCCGCCACCGCACCGTCCGGCGGGCCGTCGCTCGCCGGACAGGTGATCGCGGTCACCAGCGCCGACCAGGGCTACGGACGGCCCATCAGCGCCGCCCTGGCCCGCGCGGGCGCCAGCGTCGTCCTGATCGGCGGGAACACCGAAACACTGGCCGCCGCCGCCAGCAGTCTGGAAGTCGCGGGCGGCACCGCCATTCCCATCAAGGCCGACGTGGGTGTGCCGCTGGACTGGCTCAGCGCGCAGAACCGCATCCTGGAGATCTTCGGCGCGCTGCACGGCATCGTGCATCTGGCCGATAAGCGCGCCAGCTCGGACTTCACCATGCTCAGCGAGAACGAGTGGATGGATCTGTTCAACTGCAACGTCAAAAGTTCGGTGGGTATCGCCCAGATCGTCCGCCGCCGCCTGCCCGGCACGTGGCTGACCATCATCGGCCCGCACCTGGACGAACAGGGACTGCACGCCCACCCGCAACGCGGCGCGCTGCGCGGCCTGGTCGAACAGGCGCACCTTGAGGATCTGCGCCTGAACCTGGTGCTGCCCTCCCGCGCCAGCAGCGGCGACGAGACCCTGGATCAGCGTCTGGCCGAAACCGTCCTGACCCTGGCGCTGCCCGGCATGGCGCACCTGCGCGGGAACGTCATGGACGTGCCCCTGCCGCCCGTTCCGAAGCTGCGCATCTCGGACACCCCGTATGGCCTGTCGCTGTAA
- the nrdR gene encoding transcriptional regulator NrdR — protein MKCPYCSAPDSKVVNSRPSDDGASIRRRRECLNCARRFTTYERAQLEPLMVVKRSGPREAFNPDKLLRGLTLATEKRPVDQDTLRAFAYGFEDEVGLSEIPATEIGKRAMTFLRPLDDVAYIRFASVYRDFDSLERFIEEIQGLKDEGES, from the coding sequence ATGAAATGCCCGTACTGTTCCGCGCCCGACAGCAAGGTCGTGAACTCCCGGCCCAGCGACGATGGGGCCAGCATCCGCCGCCGCCGCGAGTGCTTGAACTGCGCCCGGCGCTTCACCACCTACGAGCGCGCGCAACTCGAGCCGCTGATGGTCGTCAAGCGAAGTGGCCCGCGCGAGGCCTTCAACCCGGACAAACTGCTGCGCGGCCTGACCCTGGCCACCGAGAAACGCCCGGTGGATCAGGACACCCTGCGCGCCTTCGCGTACGGTTTCGAGGACGAGGTCGGCCTTAGTGAGATTCCCGCCACCGAGATCGGCAAGCGCGCCATGACCTTCCTGCGGCCCCTGGACGACGTCGCGTACATCCGTTTCGCCAGCGTGTACCGCGACTTCGACAGCCTGGAGCGATTTATCGAGGAAATCCAGGGCCTCAAGGACGAGGGCGAGTCTTAA
- a CDS encoding branched-chain amino acid ABC transporter permease: MTVLPRAAAQTDRERTTRAVWLAGLGLLLLILPKLIYPVLALDILAWGLFAVAFDLLFGFSGLLSFGHAAFWGSSAYVTASLLSHGQSVPVALLGGTLSALALAVPVAFLSVRSSGIYFSMITLAFAQMISFLALQWTDLTGGENGLQGFDRPGFLGMDFSNSTTRYYVCLALFAVGFAVAWRTVRSPFGRAQQAVRDNEPRAQSIGYDPRRFKFTAFLISATLAGLAGSMYTFGHGVVSLEVVNWRTSGEVVMMTLLGGTTTLFGPVIGAGLVLLLRDQLTTANLPVGIVTGLVFVLVVLFFRRGVVGTVQQWTRRR, translated from the coding sequence GTGACGGTGCTGCCGCGCGCGGCCGCGCAGACCGACCGGGAGCGCACCACCCGCGCCGTATGGCTGGCCGGCCTGGGGCTGCTGCTGCTGATCCTGCCGAAACTGATCTACCCGGTGCTGGCGCTGGACATCCTGGCGTGGGGCCTGTTCGCCGTGGCCTTCGACCTGCTGTTCGGCTTCTCGGGCCTGCTGAGTTTCGGCCACGCGGCCTTCTGGGGCAGCAGCGCGTATGTCACCGCGTCCCTGCTCTCGCACGGCCAGAGCGTGCCCGTCGCCCTGCTCGGCGGCACCCTGAGCGCCCTGGCCCTGGCCGTCCCCGTTGCGTTCCTGAGCGTGCGATCCAGCGGCATCTACTTCTCCATGATCACGCTGGCCTTCGCGCAGATGATCTCGTTCCTGGCCCTGCAATGGACTGACCTGACCGGCGGCGAGAACGGCCTTCAGGGCTTCGACCGCCCCGGTTTCCTGGGGATGGATTTCAGCAACTCCACCACCCGCTACTACGTGTGTCTCGCGCTGTTCGCCGTGGGCTTCGCCGTCGCGTGGCGCACCGTCCGCAGTCCCTTCGGCCGCGCCCAGCAGGCCGTCCGCGACAACGAGCCGCGCGCCCAGAGCATCGGGTACGACCCCCGGCGCTTCAAGTTCACGGCCTTCCTGATCAGCGCCACGCTCGCGGGTCTGGCGGGCAGCATGTATACCTTCGGGCACGGCGTCGTCAGTCTGGAGGTCGTGAACTGGCGCACGTCCGGCGAGGTCGTCATGATGACCCTGCTGGGCGGCACCACCACCCTCTTCGGCCCGGTGATCGGCGCGGGCCTGGTGCTGCTGCTGCGCGACCAGCTCACCACCGCGAACCTGCCGGTGGGCATCGTCACGGGCCTGGTATTCGTGCTGGTCGTGCTGTTCTTCCGGCGGGGCGTGGTCGGCACCGTGCAGCAGTGGACGCGGCGCCGGTAG
- a CDS encoding branched-chain amino acid ABC transporter permease yields the protein MNTQLLLIQVFNGLVNGAFYAMLSLGLAVIFGMLRIVNFAHGALYMLGAFTAFALGQALGLGFWPALIIAPVLVGLLGAALERTLLSRLYGLEPSYNLLLTFGLTLLTQDLVKQVMLSRFAVSSAPYSPPEALSGVVNLGFVVFPKYRLFVIALSLVVCLLTWFVIEKTRVGSIIRASTENPSVTRAFGIDVSKWVTGVFAVGVGLAGLAGVLAAPIYSVEPYMGAELIITTFAVVVIGGLGSILGSVITGFAVGVLAAVGAAFYPPIANTLVFILMFVVLLVRPSGLFGLPEGAR from the coding sequence ATGAATACACAGTTACTGCTGATTCAGGTCTTCAACGGCCTTGTGAACGGCGCGTTCTACGCGATGCTGTCGCTGGGCCTCGCGGTGATCTTCGGAATGCTGCGCATCGTGAATTTCGCACACGGAGCGCTGTACATGCTGGGCGCGTTCACGGCCTTCGCGCTGGGGCAGGCGCTGGGGCTGGGCTTCTGGCCGGCGCTCATCATCGCGCCGGTGCTGGTGGGCCTGCTGGGCGCGGCCCTAGAACGCACGCTGCTCTCGCGGCTGTACGGCCTGGAACCCAGCTACAACCTGCTACTGACCTTCGGCCTGACGCTGCTCACGCAGGATCTGGTGAAGCAGGTCATGCTCAGCCGCTTCGCCGTGTCGAGCGCCCCGTACAGCCCGCCGGAAGCGCTGTCGGGCGTGGTGAACCTGGGCTTCGTGGTGTTCCCGAAGTACCGCCTGTTCGTGATCGCGCTGTCGCTGGTCGTGTGCCTCCTGACGTGGTTCGTGATCGAGAAGACGCGGGTGGGCAGCATCATCCGTGCCAGCACCGAGAATCCCAGCGTGACCCGCGCGTTCGGCATCGACGTGAGCAAGTGGGTCACGGGCGTGTTCGCGGTGGGCGTGGGGCTGGCCGGGCTGGCCGGCGTGCTGGCCGCGCCGATCTACTCGGTCGAGCCGTACATGGGCGCGGAACTGATCATCACGACCTTCGCGGTCGTCGTGATCGGCGGCCTGGGCAGCATTCTGGGCAGCGTGATCACGGGCTTCGCGGTGGGCGTGCTGGCCGCCGTGGGCGCGGCCTTCTACCCGCCGATCGCGAACACGCTGGTGTTCATCCTGATGTTCGTGGTGCTGCTCGTGCGGCCCAGCGGCCTGTTCGGCCTGCCCGAGGGAGCGCGGTGA
- a CDS encoding ABC transporter substrate-binding protein, whose translation MKTKTLTALLLTTALSSTHAQTLSDNGIKVGVLTDLSGVYSELSGQGSVKAAQMAADDFMKANKAYAGKVSVIGVDHQNKADVASNKAAEMIDRQNVDMLVDMPTSSTALAATEIGRQKKVISMVVTGGTTALTNEKCNKYTFHYAYDNYMLANGTGTAVTKRGGTSWYIIYPNYAFGQDLNRQMTAAVQENGGKLVAPSDATPFPNTDFSTYLLKAQSLKPKIFGTMQAGNDLVNVVKQYNEFGLKKQGIGLGIGLLFETDVAALGQDAYAGALATVPWFWNFDARSRQWAAKFEAAFGKKPTWAQAGVYSATMTYLNAVARAKTDTSDAVVKELEGYSFDDFFARHASIRPQDHRVLLDVHTVQVKAKADAKEPGDIFTRLSTIPAAKAFMPLSESKCKM comes from the coding sequence ATGAAGACCAAGACCCTGACCGCCCTGCTGCTCACCACCGCCCTGTCCTCCACCCACGCACAGACCCTGTCGGATAACGGCATCAAGGTCGGGGTGCTGACCGACCTGTCCGGCGTGTACTCCGAGCTGTCCGGGCAGGGCAGCGTGAAGGCCGCGCAGATGGCCGCCGACGATTTCATGAAGGCGAACAAGGCCTACGCCGGGAAGGTCAGCGTGATCGGCGTGGATCACCAGAACAAAGCAGACGTGGCCAGCAACAAGGCCGCCGAGATGATCGACCGGCAGAACGTGGACATGCTGGTCGACATGCCGACGTCCAGCACCGCGCTGGCCGCGACCGAGATCGGCCGGCAGAAGAAGGTCATCTCGATGGTCGTGACCGGCGGCACCACCGCCCTCACGAACGAGAAGTGCAACAAGTACACCTTCCACTACGCCTACGACAACTACATGCTCGCCAACGGCACCGGCACCGCCGTGACCAAACGCGGCGGCACGAGCTGGTACATCATCTACCCGAACTACGCCTTCGGGCAGGACCTGAACCGCCAGATGACGGCGGCCGTGCAGGAGAACGGCGGGAAGCTCGTCGCCCCCAGCGACGCCACCCCCTTCCCGAACACGGACTTCAGCACGTACTTGCTCAAGGCGCAGAGCCTCAAGCCGAAGATCTTCGGCACCATGCAGGCCGGGAACGACCTGGTGAACGTCGTCAAGCAGTACAACGAGTTCGGTCTGAAGAAGCAGGGCATCGGCCTGGGGATCGGCCTGCTGTTCGAGACGGACGTGGCCGCGCTCGGCCAGGACGCCTACGCCGGGGCGCTGGCCACCGTGCCGTGGTTCTGGAACTTCGACGCCCGTTCCCGCCAGTGGGCCGCGAAGTTCGAGGCGGCCTTCGGGAAGAAACCCACCTGGGCGCAGGCCGGCGTGTACTCAGCCACCATGACCTACCTGAACGCCGTGGCCCGCGCCAAGACCGACACCAGCGACGCCGTGGTGAAGGAGCTGGAAGGCTACTCCTTCGACGACTTCTTCGCCCGGCACGCCAGCATCCGCCCCCAGGATCACCGCGTGCTGCTCGACGTGCACACCGTACAGGTCAAGGCCAAGGCCGACGCGAAGGAACCCGGTGACATCTTCACGCGCCTGAGCACCATTCCCGCCGCGAAGGCCTTCATGCCCCTGAGCGAGAGCAAGTGCAAGATGTGA
- a CDS encoding ABC transporter ATP-binding protein produces MTLHAAASPSPAPGPGPSPLLDVRDLNAYYGQSHVLHGVNLHVNPGEVVSLIGRNGAGKTTTLKSIMGVLRSRTGQITFDGQDITRLHSHRVAARGLAWVPEERAILGTLSVKENLELPPARPGGWTTERAYEAFPVLRERGHHPGSKLSGGEQQMLAIVRVLRSGPRLLLLDEPSEGLAPVIVQGIGRIIEGLREAGMAVLLVEQNLGFATRLADRHYVFVDGMVVDEVARADVEARRGDLLKSLSV; encoded by the coding sequence GTGACGCTGCACGCCGCGGCCAGTCCCTCCCCGGCCCCCGGGCCCGGACCCAGCCCGCTGCTGGACGTCCGTGACCTGAACGCCTACTACGGCCAGAGCCACGTGCTGCACGGCGTGAACCTGCACGTGAATCCCGGCGAGGTCGTGTCGCTGATCGGGCGCAACGGGGCGGGCAAGACCACCACCCTGAAATCGATCATGGGCGTGCTGCGCAGCCGCACCGGGCAGATCACGTTCGACGGGCAGGACATCACGCGGCTGCACAGCCACCGGGTCGCGGCGCGCGGGCTGGCGTGGGTGCCGGAGGAACGCGCGATCCTGGGCACCCTGAGCGTGAAGGAGAACCTGGAACTCCCGCCCGCCCGGCCTGGGGGCTGGACCACCGAGCGTGCCTACGAGGCCTTCCCCGTGCTGCGCGAGCGCGGCCACCACCCCGGCAGCAAGCTCTCGGGCGGCGAGCAGCAGATGCTGGCGATCGTGCGGGTACTGCGCAGTGGCCCCCGACTGCTGCTGCTCGACGAGCCCAGCGAGGGCCTGGCCCCCGTGATCGTGCAGGGCATCGGGCGGATCATCGAGGGGCTGCGCGAGGCGGGCATGGCCGTGCTGCTGGTCGAACAGAACCTGGGGTTCGCCACCCGCCTCGCAGATCGCCACTACGTGTTCGTGGACGGCATGGTCGTCGATGAGGTCGCCCGCGCGGACGTCGAGGCCCGCCGAGGCGACCTGCTGAAGTCCCTGAGCGTCTGA
- a CDS encoding ABC transporter ATP-binding protein has product MTTPHPAPAPPPGGPIALAARHLVKEFRGFRATNDVSLDIREGEIHAIIGPNGAGKTTLFNLLSGFLKPTGGEVHLFGERIDLLPPHRIVRRGLSRSFQISSVFPSMTVRENVLVALQSPTRLPGQFWSRLSTLDALAGRAEQILADVGLAGAQARLAADLSHGEKRQLEIGISLTQDPRVLLLDEPTSGMGSEGIARVTGLVQQVAQGRTVVLVEHNMSVVAELAHRITVLQYGSVLASGVYDDVRRDPRVIEAYLGDEDHA; this is encoded by the coding sequence ATGACCACACCACATCCAGCGCCCGCCCCTCCACCCGGCGGGCCGATCGCGCTGGCAGCCCGGCATCTGGTGAAGGAGTTCCGGGGATTCCGCGCGACCAACGACGTGAGCCTGGACATCCGGGAGGGAGAGATCCACGCGATCATCGGCCCGAACGGTGCGGGCAAGACCACGCTGTTCAACCTGCTCTCCGGCTTCCTGAAACCCACGGGCGGCGAGGTGCATCTGTTCGGGGAGCGGATCGACCTGCTGCCCCCGCACCGGATCGTGCGGCGCGGCCTGAGCCGCTCGTTTCAGATCAGTTCGGTGTTTCCCAGCATGACCGTGCGAGAGAACGTCCTGGTCGCCCTGCAATCGCCCACGCGGCTGCCGGGGCAGTTCTGGTCGCGCCTGTCGACCCTGGACGCGCTGGCAGGCCGGGCGGAGCAGATCCTGGCCGACGTGGGGCTGGCGGGCGCGCAGGCCCGCCTCGCGGCCGACCTGTCTCACGGCGAGAAACGGCAGCTGGAGATCGGCATTTCCCTCACGCAGGATCCGCGCGTGCTGCTGCTGGATGAACCGACCTCCGGCATGGGCAGCGAGGGCATCGCCCGCGTGACCGGGCTGGTGCAGCAGGTCGCGCAGGGGCGGACGGTCGTGCTCGTCGAGCACAACATGAGCGTCGTGGCCGAACTCGCCCACCGCATCACCGTGCTCCAGTACGGGTCGGTGCTCGCCAGCGGCGTGTACGACGACGTGCGCCGCGACCCACGCGTGATCGAAGCGTACCTGGGCGACGAGGATCACGCGTGA
- a CDS encoding lysophospholipid acyltransferase family protein codes for MSPLWPGRTPTLTSRLARLTMQLLGWTPVLAPPPGPKVVAAVAPHTSNMDFWPGILLALAMRLPMHFLAKRELFTPPLGVIMRALGGLPVDRRRAGGNFVDAVVAIINRETELVLAVAPEGTRSREEYWKTGFYYMALEAGVPIGVTAFDWGHRQFGIIGYVRPTGDIEADFAQIRTLLRDVRGRTPGNETPAYPRPSEAGGPSRR; via the coding sequence ATGTCTCCCCTGTGGCCCGGCCGCACGCCCACCCTGACCTCCCGGCTGGCCCGCCTGACCATGCAGCTGCTCGGCTGGACGCCGGTGCTGGCTCCACCGCCCGGCCCGAAGGTCGTGGCGGCCGTCGCGCCGCACACCAGCAACATGGACTTCTGGCCCGGCATCCTGCTGGCCCTGGCCATGCGGCTGCCCATGCATTTCCTGGCCAAACGCGAGCTGTTCACGCCGCCGCTGGGCGTCATCATGCGCGCCCTGGGCGGCCTGCCCGTGGATCGCCGCCGGGCCGGCGGGAACTTTGTGGACGCCGTCGTGGCGATCATCAACCGCGAGACCGAACTCGTCCTGGCCGTGGCCCCGGAGGGCACCCGCTCGCGGGAGGAGTACTGGAAGACCGGCTTTTACTACATGGCGCTGGAGGCCGGCGTGCCGATCGGCGTGACTGCCTTCGACTGGGGGCACCGGCAGTTCGGCATCATCGGGTATGTGCGGCCGACGGGGGACATCGAGGCGGATTTCGCGCAGATCCGCACGCTCCTCCGGGACGTGCGCGGCCGCACGCCGGGCAACGAGACGCCCGCCTACCCGCGTCCCTCCGAGGCGGGCGGTCCCAGTCGCCGCTGA
- a CDS encoding DUF4384 domain-containing protein has product MKKILALTLLGTALATPAHAAPSISAQSIIVNPVPSPVNVRVWTDRDSSGAGTPDYLPGEKIRLYTSVAQDAYVYLFNVDPAGQVDLILPNRYQGGGNFLKAGSVKVFPGAGDGFTFDIAAPYGVNKVLALASRTPLNIDDIASFKNQQGSFATVSVQGQGQLAQALSIVVTPVPQNTWDSATAFYRVAARSVPLSVQPAPVRPVPVQPAPVRPVPGAVMPWGDAREWNAMDARTNLREVHDEYAARLRTEGYVLVKSTQNRNEIRSEFRSAQGGKAVLRVRHTGSRILVTVEHERSERD; this is encoded by the coding sequence ATGAAGAAGATCCTCGCCCTGACCCTCCTGGGAACCGCCCTGGCGACCCCGGCCCACGCTGCGCCGAGCATCAGCGCACAGAGCATCATCGTGAATCCCGTGCCCAGTCCCGTGAACGTGCGTGTGTGGACCGACCGGGACAGCAGCGGCGCGGGCACGCCCGACTACCTGCCGGGCGAGAAGATCCGCCTGTATACCAGCGTCGCGCAGGACGCCTACGTGTACCTGTTCAACGTCGATCCGGCCGGACAGGTCGACCTGATCCTCCCGAACCGTTACCAGGGCGGCGGGAACTTCCTGAAGGCCGGCAGCGTGAAGGTCTTCCCGGGCGCCGGGGACGGCTTTACCTTCGATATCGCTGCGCCGTACGGCGTGAACAAGGTGCTGGCCCTGGCCAGCCGCACGCCGCTGAACATCGACGACATCGCGTCGTTCAAGAACCAGCAGGGGTCGTTCGCCACCGTGAGCGTGCAGGGGCAGGGGCAGCTCGCGCAGGCGCTGAGCATCGTGGTCACGCCGGTGCCGCAGAACACCTGGGACAGCGCGACGGCCTTCTACCGCGTGGCCGCCCGCTCGGTGCCACTCAGCGTGCAGCCCGCTCCGGTGCGGCCGGTTCCCGTGCAGCCCGCACCCGTCCGGCCTGTTCCCGGCGCGGTCATGCCGTGGGGTGATGCCCGCGAGTGGAACGCGATGGATGCCCGCACGAACCTGCGGGAAGTGCACGACGAGTACGCGGCGCGCCTGCGGACAGAAGGGTACGTGCTGGTGAAGTCCACCCAGAACCGCAACGAGATCCGCAGCGAGTTCCGCAGCGCCCAGGGCGGAAAGGCCGTGCTGCGCGTGAGACACACGGGCAGCCGCATCCTGGTGACCGTGGAACACGAGCGGTCTGAGCGCGACTGA